The region GCGCGCCGCCTGGCGTTGGAAGAAGGCATCTTCGTCGGCATCTCGGCCGGCGCCACCGCGGCCGCGGCGCTCGAAGTCGCGCGCACGGCCGAACACGGCGCGGTGATCCTGGCGATGCTGCCCGACACCGGCGAGCGCTACCTGAGCACCTTCCTGTTCGAAGGCATCAACGAAGGCAGCGACGACGACTGGCTGGCCTCGTTGGGCTGAGCGCCCGGCAGGTCGCGGGCGTTCGCTCGGTCAGTTGCGGAACACGAGATACCAGAGCGTCACCGCCGCCACGGCGATCAGCAACGCCCACCACAGCATCCCGGCGTTGCTTTCGTCGCGCCGGACCGTGCCGTCGGCGCGGCCGCTCAGGCCGCGCTTGCTGCGCTGGCGCTCGTGGTCGAGCACGCGCCTGATCGCCTCCGCATTGGCGAGCCCGTGGGTCTTTTCCAGCAGTTCGAGCGCACCGACCCGGTCGCCGCGCAGCAGCGCCATCGCCACGTCGGCGGGCAGATCGGCGCGGCCCGCGCCCACGCCGGTGGTGGACGCATCCGTGTGTTGCCCGAGCAGATGCGCGTCGACGCGGGCGAGCGCCTCGTGCAGATCGAGCTTGTAGAGCGCGCGCACGATCTTGACCGCCTCGATCTTGTTGCCGCTGCGCAGCGCCAGCTCGGCCTGCGCCGGGAAACCGTGCGGCGTCGCCTCCGCTTCGGCGGGCATCGGCGGCGCATGCGTCGCGTGCGCACGCTGGCCTTCGTATCGCTCGACCATGTCCTTCGCCTCGCGCAGGCCCAGGCCTGGGTTGGCATCGAGCACGAGCTTGATCGCCTTGATCTTGTTGCCGCTGCGCAGCGCCTGTTCGGCCTGCATTGGAAAACCGTCCGGCGTCGCCTCCGCTTCGGCGGGCATCGGCGGCGCATGCATCGCGTCCGCAGGCTGGCGTTCGTATCGCTCGACCGCGTCCTTCGCCTCGCGCAGGCCCAGCCCCGGATTCGCATCGAGCACGAGCTTGATCGCCTCGATCTTGCGGCCGGATTTCAGCAGCGTCGCCGCTTGCGGCGGCACGAAGGGCGTGCGGTGGTCGGTCATCGCGGGGCTCCTTGCCGACTGCGGATCCAGCCAGCCTAACGGGCCGGGGCCGGATCCGTCACGCTCGCAGGCCGCGCCTCAGCGCGACGACCACGCCAGCCTGGCGCCGAAGCCCAGCATCATCGTGCCGATCAAACCGTCGAGCACGCGCGCCGCCCGCGCGCTGCGCAAGGTCCCGGCCATGCGCGAGGCGGCCATCGCGACCACGCACAGCCACACCGCGCCGATGCTGTAGTGCAAGCCGATCATCAGCATCGAGTCGCGCGCCATGCCCGCGCCCGGGGCGAGGAATTGCGGCAGGAACGCGAGATAGAACATCGCGATCTTCGGATTGAGCGCATTGGTCAGCGCGCCCTGCGCGAACGCTCGCCACAGCCCGCTCGCCGGTGCGGCCGGTTCCGGCAACGGCGCGTCGGCGCGCGGCCGCAGCGCCGCGCGCAGCGCCTTCACGCCCAGATACGCCAGATACGCGGCGCCGAGCATTTTCACCGTCCAGAACGCGCGCTCGGAATACATCAGCAACTGGGTCACGCCCAGCGCGAACAGCGCGACATGGAACAGCCCGCCGAAGGTGATGCCGGCGACCGCCGCGAGCCCGCGGCGCACGCCGCCAAGCGCGTTGCCGATCACCAGGAACGTGTCGGGACCGGGCA is a window of Lysobacter antibioticus DNA encoding:
- a CDS encoding LysE family translocator; the encoded protein is METQWLAFSVAALMLTLMPGPDTFLVIGNALGGVRRGLAAVAGITFGGLFHVALFALGVTQLLMYSERAFWTVKMLGAAYLAYLGVKALRAALRPRADAPLPEPAAPASGLWRAFAQGALTNALNPKIAMFYLAFLPQFLAPGAGMARDSMLMIGLHYSIGAVWLCVVAMAASRMAGTLRSARAARVLDGLIGTMMLGFGARLAWSSR